The genomic region ATTTCCTTCGTCGGATGAAAATCCTGCCAATCGGTCTTCAGATGTCTCCCGTAGTTCCGAATTTATACATTTCAGCAACATTTCAGGGGTGAAGGTTTCGGATTTAAGAACGTCCAAAAGTCGTTTTAAAATACTTCCGGATGAATCTTCTGTCAGTCTTATATTTAAAATCAAATTCCGAAGGAAATCTTTTATGGTATCCGAACTAAAGTCTGCGTTCTTCACCGGAAAATACATAAAATATAGCGACAAATCCGAAGGATCGCAATATATGTACGAATTATTGAAAATCACCGAAGAAATGTCAAGAAGATAATCTTTGAGCTTTGCAGAAAGCTTTCCAATCTGTTTCAGAATACTTGCGAATTCCCCGTATTTCAGACATTTTCTTTCCAACACCTTCCCCAGCGGTATTTTTGATGTAATATCATACGACAGTTTCCAGTTATTGTTCAGCCTTTGCACCGAAAGAGGCAGTAAAAAATCAATGCGGTTTTTTGCCAGCATTTCTACCTGATAGCATATTAACTCTTCTTTTTCCGATACTGTAAAAGTGATATAGCTTTTCCCGCCAAATCCGGCATATGTCGGTATAAGTTCCTGTACATCTATCATAAAACCACCTTCTTAAATCAATAAAATGAATGCAGCCGCTACACACGGCGACAGAGGCACAGACACGCTGTTAAAGCTTTTGTTTCGTATACATTTAAAAATTCCCGATAAAGAAGCAAAGGCAAATGTCAAAAACAGAAACTTCATTGTATTCTCAGCCCGAAGGGATTGGACACACGACGTAACCAGCAAAATATCCCCAAGCCCTATTAAATTCCGGTTTAAAAAATATAAAGCCATAAGGGCTGCCAATAGAATAAAGCCTATTATCCACTGAACCACGCTTTTATAAACCATTACGGAATGGATAACGTTAATGCCAAATATTGCGGCACAAACCCACAGCGGAACTTTTTGTTCCCGAATATCATGAAATGATGCAATGGCAAGCAAAATCACAAGAATGAATTTTCGCGCGGCATATTCCCTCGCCGGCATAAAAAGCGCCACTGACGAATAGGATATATGGAAAATAAAAAAAGTCAATAATCCCATTATTTTAAATAACCGCTTTTCATTAATTTTCTTCAGCATAGTCATACTTACCGTATTTCTGCACCTGATACAGTTCAATACCCATTTTGTCAGCCAATTTCTTGCATTCCTCAAAAGCCTGAATATACGCCTCAGGAAGTACTTCATTCTCGGGGATTACGATATATGCAATCCTCTTATAATTACCTGAAAGCAGCGATACATCTAAGATGTAGTCACGAACCTGGTATCTCTGAAAAGTGCTGAGTTTGTTCAAATTTTGCTTTATCGTGCCCACAACTGCGGATTTACTGCTGTAAGTCGGCAGAAAAGGATTTAACGAAAATATCATAACCAGCGAACCGTCTTTTCGGTCATGGGCGTACTCAATCAAATCTATCGTTTTGAAATTTTCAGGCGTCAGTTCAGCATATTCGCCGATTTCATTCTTTAATTCCCGGGCAAATAACCTGTCTATTTTGTTTCCCCTTGCCAGATGCTGCAAGTAAACGGCTTTCCCCTTATCCAAATTCCATAAGCTTGCATCTTCCCCCGCCGTTTCCGTCGGGCTGCCAACACCCCACTGCCAGGAAAGCACACAAGCCCTGTTTCGCAATTTCACTTCAGGTATTATGAAAAAAGCCGGTTTTACCGTGTATTCCACTATAATATCTATTGTTTCCCTGTCATTGAAAAAGGTTGATGACGATAAATCCAGTTTTTCAATTCCGCCTTTCAGGAAAAGAGACTTCTCCAGTTTTTCAGGTGCAATCTTAAGATCATTTGCCAGGTTATTTTTCAGCATAGCTTTCACAATGGCATCGAATAAAACGGTTTTTGTTTTACTCAGAATCGAGTCGGAAAGAGCAATACCTATAAGCTGCATCTCATGAACCGGATCTTTCACAACGGTGTTAACTGTCTCAATCAGTTCAGTGGTTGAAGTCTGGATGTTTTCTATTCCGGAAAGAAAATTATTAAGGCTTTCTTCAATATTCTTGTTTTCTTTTCCCAATGATACCGCTTCACAGTAAACATTCTGAACTGATTTATAGAAATTTTCAATTACCGCCGTTTTGTTTTGAAGCTCTTCCCAAGCCTTTTTTGTTGTGTCAAGTAATTCATCATGCTGCTGTTTCAGTCCCGACACTGCATATATATAGCTGTAATGCGCCAGTTCTGTAGCCACTTTGTTTACGGCATGCTGCATTCTGGCATAGGTTGATATTATCCGTATAACCGTCAGCAAGGAAACAAAAGCAATCATCAGAAGCGGTATTACCACGGCAGCTTCAACCGTCGCGCTTCCACGTTGTTTTTCAGCATATCCGGCAGCAGATTCATTTTTCAATAGCCATACCCCCATCTTATACTGAATTTCCCTGTCTGCGGAGTTTTCAGAAAAGACGGTATAAACATTGTTTTCATCGAAATCTCTGCTTCAACAATAATAAAAGAATTGTATTCCGACATCAGAAAATCAGGGTTATCCAGAGTTTCCCTCATGTTAAGCTGTATTATATCAGCGGCCCTTAACAACTTGGTTTTATTGGGCACGGCGACAAGAAGGAGCCTTAAATAATCCACATAATCAAAGGACACAACCGTTCCGACCAGTTGGCTTTGCATCCCGGGATCGCCTATCTGGTTTCCGATTTGCTGCAGGCTTTCGGAAAGCATGTCAAGGCTTCCGTCGATTATATTGTTAAGACCTTTTTTAACTGTCGAAAAAATATTCTCATAGGCAGGACTGTTTATTATGAAATTTGTAATCTCATCTATTGCTTTTTTCTTAAAATGTTCAAGCCTGGCTCCGGTCCAGTGCGTAACACTGTTCTTCGCTTGCCGGTACTGGTCCTGGCATACTTTTACAACCCATTCCTTTAAATCATCCACATTACTTACGTCATCCAATGGGAGGGAAACAGCAAATTTCACATCGCCAGCATTATCCTCTTCATCACCTGCCTCGGTTACAGCCTGCTCAATAGGGGCAAAAACTTCATTAACCTTACCGGTTACCAGTTCGCGAATTAACGTTTTTACCGCATCATCTGCTTTGTCAACCCATTCATCCTTTGTCTTTTTCAGCCATACAGATGTATCCTCAAGGAACTTCCCTGTAATATCCGAAAACAGCGAGGCAAGGCTTAGTTTCCATGTGTTTTCTGTTTTGTACACGGCCACATCCTTGCCGTCGTTTATATCCTTTAAATCGAGATAAGATTCGCCGGCGGCCCACCCAAGCAGAATAAGATTTTTGACTATGGGGACTCCGAAGCCTGACCAGCCTGCAATGGATACAGCAGCCGACATTGCAGCGGAGACTTTTTTGGAATCCATGTACACATGAAGAAGGTTAAGACCCATTCTTATGCCGAATATCGACGCCTGTGCCAGATCGGCATTTGTCTTCTCTTTTTTGTTTCCGAATATAATGTACTCAACCTCCGCTTTTTCAAAAAAAGTTTTTGCAGGACCACCGTGAATGTTTATTCTCGGGGCGGATACCTTGTCAATGTTTGCGTTTTTAAATGCGCTGACTATATACTCATTAATATAAAGGGATTTAAGTACCGATTCACCCAGATTATCCAAAATACTTCCAATCTTAAAGGAAATGTCTGCGTTACTGTTCAGCGACTTCTTATATTTTTCTTCGGGCTCTGTATTTTCATAATTCTCCGTTAATGCGCCGCCGGTTTCATTATTCTTTTTTGACGGCAGTGATTTAAACAGTTCTTCCAGTTCTTTGCTCGAAAGTTTTTTGTCTTTGCCGTTAAATGACATTTCATTTTCTTTCTTCCCGCTTTCATCAGCCTTTTTGATATTGTTCCTCAGTTTTTTCTCGTAACCTTTATCCTTGTTCTCTGTTTCATTTTTCTCATCAAAAACTTTGTTGCACCATCTGTAAAACTCATTTTTTTCTTTCGCGTTAATATCGGGTTCCAGTTGAAGGGATCTTACTTTATACCCCGAAACCGCCGAATTTATTTTACTTTCCAGCTCTTTGACACACTGCTCAATCCCGGTGCCGAACACCTTTCTCTCAGTATATTCCAGTGTCACATATATTCGTTCGGTGCTGTATATAAAGCGTAATATTTCATCCAGAATTTCTTCAAGCCGACTGGCGGCGTGAGACAATACGGAATAAGTCTCGTTCAACGCAGTCAGATTTACCTCCAAATCTGTTTTTATTGAAGACACCGCTTCAGGATCTGCGGTAAGCACCAGCTGCTTCATGTCCGACTTGATTTTAACCAGAAATGCATTATCCGACTTTTCGGCTTGTCTTTTTATTTCGGTATTAATTTCTTCAGACAAATGTTTTATTTCGTAGCACTGTTTCAATATATCCGAGGAGAGTTTTACCGATTCCTCATGGTATTTGACAAATTTGCCCACACTGTTTTTAATTTGTGTTATTTTTTCCTGTACCCTTTCGGTTTTGACCGCTATTTCGTTAAGCAGTCCCACACATGTGTCAATTTCTGACTTGAGCTTTCTTTTCGCAGATTCAAGCACTTTTTTGGCTTCAGCCTTTTCATCGCTTTTTTGTGAAATTTTTCTCTCAATTTTCTGTATTTCATCAGTAATTCCCGCAATTTCTGCTTCATCCTCGCAGTCTTTCAGCCTGTCCTCAAGGTATTCTATTTCCTTCTCCAGATCGGATATTTCCTCTTCAATATTCTCTATCTCGTTTTCTGCTTCATTTATTTCTTCAATTGACGAAGGTATGGAAAGATAAGCCCTGTCGAGTACTCCGTTTTGTTTTTCCATATCGTTTATTTCATATAGTAATGAAGATATATGTAACAGGCTGTCATTTATCCCCTTTTCAGGCTTTTGGCCGTTTACAAAACGGGGAATCCTCTCAGAGAGAATCAGACTCAGGTAAACCTGTTTCTCACGGATTTTCTGCAGATTGTCTTCCAGCTCCATTCTTTTGTTCAAAAGCCCTGACTGAGCCAGAAAAAGATTAAATGCTTTAAGTTTTTCAAGAAAAAGACCTGCAGTATTCACCGGAGCCCTGTATTTCATAAAGTCGGCAATTTCCTTTTCCAGTACCTGGGCATCGGTCAGGTTAAACACAGGATATACCGTGACACTGTCCACCGAAAAACCGAAAAGATCGGTAATACCTGGTATAAACGTATTTTCGGTACCCAAGTTTTTTTCAATAAGGTCGTATATCAGCATTTCAAGTTCTTCCTTACTGTGTGCGCTGGCCCACAGCCCGTAATTCTCCTTCAGCGGTGAAAAATACCGGGCCAGCGCCGACTGAACCGCCAATTGAACGGCAGCACGGGCATGCGTTTCTCCTGCCCGGAACCGGGCCAAATCAATCACCGTACCTGAAAACAGTATTAAAGCAGACAATATTATACTGACAAAAACCGTTACACTGCCCCGTAATTTCATTGTCCATTCTCCTGCAATTTAAAATATTTTTTTATATTCTTAAGGGAATTCAGCAGGGGTTCAACTTTTTCCTCAACCCAGTTTCTGGCTCCTGATTCTTCATAAATTTGAAGTAAATAATCGGTATTTTGGATAAAATCCTGAGTATCATGTACCATTGTTTCACTGTACACTTCCATTCTGGTACGACCCGGTAACCCCACAAGTTCAAGCAAATCTCCGAAAGGCAGTACATAATCGGCTCTGATGCACAATCCAATCTTTTTAAAAATTATGTAATTGTTGTAGGTCATTTCTACGTCAAAACCGCCCGAAGGCTTTATAACACTTTTCGACATCAGTTCATTGAGAACGGCCTGAGCTGCTTTTTCACCTCTTTTGTTTTTATCGGTGATAAGCTGCCAGTAAAGGGCCTCACTGACGTATGCATTCCTGTCCGTTATTCCGGTTTCAATATTTATTTCATCAGGATCGTATCCCCATAAAAGGGCCATGCTGCGCACACACTTGCTTGCCACCGTCTGCATTAAACAATGCTGATAGTAAAGCATCCCTATGTGAATAATTATAAATATGCATACGATGACAATAGGAAATATAACGGCATATTCAACCGTAACGGCTCCA from Thermoclostridium stercorarium subsp. stercorarium DSM 8532 harbors:
- a CDS encoding TadE/TadG family type IV pilus assembly protein, with protein sequence MSKRFLKQDFVKKQCRGAVTVEYAVIFPIVIVCIFIIIHIGMLYYQHCLMQTVASKCVRSMALLWGYDPDEINIETGITDRNAYVSEALYWQLITDKNKRGEKAAQAVLNELMSKSVIKPSGGFDVEMTYNNYIIFKKIGLCIRADYVLPFGDLLELVGLPGRTRMEVYSETMVHDTQDFIQNTDYLLQIYEESGARNWVEEKVEPLLNSLKNIKKYFKLQENGQ
- a CDS encoding prepilin peptidase, whose protein sequence is MLKKINEKRLFKIMGLLTFFIFHISYSSVALFMPAREYAARKFILVILLAIASFHDIREQKVPLWVCAAIFGINVIHSVMVYKSVVQWIIGFILLAALMALYFLNRNLIGLGDILLVTSCVQSLRAENTMKFLFLTFAFASLSGIFKCIRNKSFNSVSVPLSPCVAAAFILLI
- a CDS encoding DUF5702 domain-containing protein; translated protein: MKLRGSVTVFVSIILSALILFSGTVIDLARFRAGETHARAAVQLAVQSALARYFSPLKENYGLWASAHSKEELEMLIYDLIEKNLGTENTFIPGITDLFGFSVDSVTVYPVFNLTDAQVLEKEIADFMKYRAPVNTAGLFLEKLKAFNLFLAQSGLLNKRMELEDNLQKIREKQVYLSLILSERIPRFVNGQKPEKGINDSLLHISSLLYEINDMEKQNGVLDRAYLSIPSSIEEINEAENEIENIEEEISDLEKEIEYLEDRLKDCEDEAEIAGITDEIQKIERKISQKSDEKAEAKKVLESAKRKLKSEIDTCVGLLNEIAVKTERVQEKITQIKNSVGKFVKYHEESVKLSSDILKQCYEIKHLSEEINTEIKRQAEKSDNAFLVKIKSDMKQLVLTADPEAVSSIKTDLEVNLTALNETYSVLSHAASRLEEILDEILRFIYSTERIYVTLEYTERKVFGTGIEQCVKELESKINSAVSGYKVRSLQLEPDINAKEKNEFYRWCNKVFDEKNETENKDKGYEKKLRNNIKKADESGKKENEMSFNGKDKKLSSKELEELFKSLPSKKNNETGGALTENYENTEPEEKYKKSLNSNADISFKIGSILDNLGESVLKSLYINEYIVSAFKNANIDKVSAPRINIHGGPAKTFFEKAEVEYIIFGNKKEKTNADLAQASIFGIRMGLNLLHVYMDSKKVSAAMSAAVSIAGWSGFGVPIVKNLILLGWAAGESYLDLKDINDGKDVAVYKTENTWKLSLASLFSDITGKFLEDTSVWLKKTKDEWVDKADDAVKTLIRELVTGKVNEVFAPIEQAVTEAGDEEDNAGDVKFAVSLPLDDVSNVDDLKEWVVKVCQDQYRQAKNSVTHWTGARLEHFKKKAIDEITNFIINSPAYENIFSTVKKGLNNIIDGSLDMLSESLQQIGNQIGDPGMQSQLVGTVVSFDYVDYLRLLLVAVPNKTKLLRAADIIQLNMRETLDNPDFLMSEYNSFIIVEAEISMKTMFIPSFLKTPQTGKFSIRWGYGY
- a CDS encoding TadE/TadG family type IV pilus assembly protein — protein: MKNESAAGYAEKQRGSATVEAAVVIPLLMIAFVSLLTVIRIISTYARMQHAVNKVATELAHYSYIYAVSGLKQQHDELLDTTKKAWEELQNKTAVIENFYKSVQNVYCEAVSLGKENKNIEESLNNFLSGIENIQTSTTELIETVNTVVKDPVHEMQLIGIALSDSILSKTKTVLFDAIVKAMLKNNLANDLKIAPEKLEKSLFLKGGIEKLDLSSSTFFNDRETIDIIVEYTVKPAFFIIPEVKLRNRACVLSWQWGVGSPTETAGEDASLWNLDKGKAVYLQHLARGNKIDRLFARELKNEIGEYAELTPENFKTIDLIEYAHDRKDGSLVMIFSLNPFLPTYSSKSAVVGTIKQNLNKLSTFQRYQVRDYILDVSLLSGNYKRIAYIVIPENEVLPEAYIQAFEECKKLADKMGIELYQVQKYGKYDYAEEN